In a genomic window of Flammeovirga agarivorans:
- a CDS encoding DUF3302 domain-containing protein has protein sequence MKRRISLSFIFMMYVLMTLPTNASAMISPEKVNTAADIMSWVVICVVPVVGAWAFWKIHVIPEVIAKKRNHPQADSIHMMCLLSLIMGGMLWPVALIWSYSNPVHLHVTEKQAFGEESDDESSEEKESEVA, from the coding sequence ATGAAAAGAAGAATTTCCTTATCCTTTATCTTCATGATGTATGTGTTGATGACTTTACCAACAAATGCATCTGCTATGATTAGTCCAGAGAAAGTGAATACTGCGGCGGATATCATGTCTTGGGTTGTTATTTGTGTAGTTCCAGTAGTTGGAGCTTGGGCATTCTGGAAAATTCATGTAATTCCAGAAGTAATTGCTAAAAAGAGAAATCATCCTCAAGCAGATTCTATTCACATGATGTGTTTATTATCATTAATTATGGGTGGTATGCTTTGGCCTGTCGCTTTGATTTGGTCATACTCTAATCCAGTTCATTTACATGTAACTGAAAAGCAAGCTTTTGGTGAAGAATCTGACGATGAAAGTTCAGAAGAGAAAGAATCAGAAGTTGCTTAA